In a genomic window of Pelotomaculum thermopropionicum SI:
- a CDS encoding hypothetical membrane protein, with amino-acid sequence MTGKVRYTIVIPVYNEAVVHETYRRLTKVMQSIGEPYELLFVNDGSQDWTGKIIESLAAADGCVRKLDFSLCDVMRDIREKNRYVRGLVSWAGFQQAAVEYVREERFAGETKYPFKKMLRLAADGIASFSCKSLRLALPFGLLVSSAGLAWLAFSLGRLLLHAGEGVGWRPSLPACFC; translated from the coding sequence ATGACAGGAAAAGTCCGCTATACCATTGTCATTCCGGTATACAATGAGGCTGTTGTGCACGAAACCTACCGCAGGTTGACAAAGGTGATGCAATCTATCGGCGAACCGTATGAATTGCTGTTCGTTAACGACGGAAGCCAGGACTGGACAGGAAAAATTATTGAAAGCTTGGCGGCAGCGGATGGATGTGTGAGAAAGCTTGACTTCTCGCTGTGCGATGTCATGCGCGATATCAGGGAGAAAAACCGCTATGTCCGCGGCCTGGTAAGCTGGGCCGGCTTCCAGCAAGCGGCGGTGGAGTACGTCCGGGAGGAGCGTTTTGCCGGGGAAACAAAGTACCCGTTTAAAAAAATGCTAAGGCTAGCGGCGGACGGGATTGCTTCTTTTTCCTGTAAGTCTCTCCGGCTGGCACTGCCATTCGGCCTTTTGGTTAGCTCTGCCGGTCTGGCCTGGCTGGCTTTTTCATTAGGCAGGCTGTTGCTCCATGCCGGAGAGGGTGTCGGTTGGAGGCCCTCGCTGCCTGCCTGTTTCTGCTAA
- a CDS encoding hypothetical membrane protein (containing partial ArnT (COG1807), 4-amino-4-deoxy-L-arabinose transferase and related glycosyltransferases of PMT family), with protein sequence MQSAKHAGRGVVAVRKKRLRKKRLRKNRSWGFDPVFTGIVLLSAFLNIFNIWKDQYANAYYTAAVTSMLQNWRNFLFASFDPAGYITVDKPPAAFWVQAAFAYVFGVHGWSVILPQALAGVGSVLLVYVLVKPAFGKTAARLASLVMASTPIAVAVSRTNNIDSLLVFTLLIATWMLFRAVRSQKFLWLLGAFAMIGAGFNMKMFQAYMVVPAFCLLYLIAYEGGWKKKLAVLAAATAVMVVVSGAWATVVEVIPPENRPYIGGSRTNSVLELAVGYNGIMRLTGMHGWGAGPGSAQDRRQMPAQDEGARPDPRQMPQGGENVPDRLQGQQEGSNAPAPAQMPPDKSGLPGAVQGSRTGQGSAPGFGGGRPQGRGGGAFGTGQPGPLRLFQSELSGQTSWLLPFVGFACTGLLAGVSRKRPLTAKQKETLFWLAWLVPAMAFFSVAGFFHHYYLIMLAPPVAALAGAGWVELWSQYRDRDGWKMLLLPAGLLATTAFELYVLQPYQRQIGISWSICIGAAGAGLALVLFIAATIKQKPAFVLALAAMLVLLAAPLYWACTPLLYGVNYTMPQAGPVQQGFGQRPGIGRGPGSGVNEKLLEYLEKNNTGEKYLFATTDANTAAPYIIETGKAVMAMGGFSGSDPVLTVEKLKQMVANKEVKYFLIPSVSGFVGREGGAAGEVLEWIRANSTEVPREEWQPNVIQSVPGGMRDGRTLYKIKG encoded by the coding sequence GTGCAGTCAGCTAAACATGCAGGAAGGGGAGTTGTGGCGGTGAGAAAAAAACGGCTGAGAAAAAAACGGCTGAGAAAAAACCGGTCTTGGGGCTTTGACCCTGTTTTTACGGGCATTGTCTTGCTGTCCGCATTTTTGAATATTTTCAACATCTGGAAGGACCAGTACGCCAACGCCTATTACACTGCGGCCGTAACCAGCATGCTGCAGAACTGGCGCAATTTTTTATTCGCTTCGTTTGACCCGGCTGGATACATAACAGTGGATAAACCGCCGGCCGCCTTCTGGGTGCAGGCGGCATTTGCCTATGTTTTCGGAGTGCATGGGTGGAGCGTTATTCTCCCGCAGGCTCTGGCCGGAGTTGGTTCTGTACTGCTGGTGTACGTTTTAGTAAAGCCTGCTTTCGGCAAGACGGCAGCCCGGCTTGCGAGCCTTGTCATGGCAAGCACGCCAATTGCCGTAGCGGTGAGCAGGACTAACAACATTGACAGCCTCCTGGTATTTACGCTCCTCATTGCAACCTGGATGCTGTTCCGGGCGGTCCGGAGCCAGAAGTTTTTGTGGTTGCTCGGTGCCTTTGCCATGATCGGAGCCGGCTTTAATATGAAAATGTTTCAGGCCTACATGGTTGTGCCGGCTTTTTGCCTGCTCTACCTGATCGCTTATGAGGGCGGGTGGAAGAAGAAACTGGCCGTTCTGGCGGCGGCAACAGCCGTTATGGTAGTGGTGTCGGGGGCGTGGGCGACTGTGGTCGAGGTGATCCCTCCCGAAAACAGGCCGTACATCGGAGGCAGCCGGACCAACTCGGTGCTGGAGCTGGCCGTGGGGTACAACGGGATAATGCGTCTAACAGGAATGCACGGATGGGGCGCCGGCCCCGGTTCGGCCCAGGACAGGCGGCAAATGCCGGCGCAGGATGAGGGTGCAAGGCCGGACCCGCGGCAAATGCCTCAGGGCGGAGAGAACGTGCCTGACCGGCTGCAGGGACAGCAGGAAGGAAGCAACGCGCCTGCTCCGGCGCAAATGCCCCCCGATAAAAGCGGCTTGCCGGGAGCTGTTCAGGGCAGCAGAACTGGACAGGGGTCGGCACCAGGATTTGGCGGGGGCCGGCCACAGGGCCGGGGCGGCGGCGCTTTCGGCACGGGTCAGCCGGGACCGCTGCGGCTGTTTCAATCCGAACTTTCTGGCCAGACAAGCTGGCTTTTGCCGTTCGTGGGCTTTGCCTGCACCGGTTTGCTGGCGGGGGTAAGCCGGAAAAGGCCGCTTACAGCCAAGCAAAAAGAGACCCTGTTCTGGCTGGCCTGGCTTGTCCCGGCAATGGCGTTCTTCAGTGTCGCCGGCTTTTTCCACCACTATTACCTGATCATGCTCGCACCTCCGGTTGCGGCACTAGCAGGGGCAGGCTGGGTTGAGCTCTGGAGCCAGTACCGCGACAGGGACGGCTGGAAAATGTTGCTCTTGCCGGCCGGCCTGCTGGCTACTACAGCTTTTGAACTGTACGTACTGCAGCCCTACCAGAGGCAAATCGGCATTAGCTGGTCCATCTGCATAGGAGCGGCAGGGGCCGGGCTGGCACTGGTATTGTTTATAGCCGCTACAATAAAACAGAAGCCGGCTTTTGTGTTAGCCTTGGCTGCGATGCTGGTGCTGCTGGCAGCACCCCTGTACTGGGCCTGCACGCCGCTTTTGTACGGCGTAAACTACACTATGCCGCAGGCCGGACCTGTTCAGCAAGGGTTTGGCCAGAGGCCTGGTATTGGAAGAGGGCCTGGTTCTGGGGTTAATGAAAAACTGCTTGAGTACCTTGAAAAGAATAATACAGGAGAAAAATACCTTTTTGCCACTACCGACGCCAATACGGCCGCGCCGTACATCATTGAAACAGGCAAAGCCGTAATGGCCATGGGTGGCTTCAGTGGCTCCGACCCCGTTCTCACTGTAGAGAAACTGAAGCAGATGGTGGCAAACAAAGAAGTTAAGTATTTCCTGATTCCTTCGGTCTCCGGTTTTGTAGGCAGGGAGGGTGGCGCTGCGGGTGAAGTGCTGGAGTGGATCCGGGCCAACAGCACGGAGGTTCCCCGGGAAGAGTGGCAGCCAAATGTAATTCAAAGCGTCCCTGGGGGAATGAGGGACGGCAGGACGTTATATAAAATTAAAGGCTGA
- the Fur gene encoding Fe2+/Zn2+ uptake regulation proteins — protein sequence MITKKLKKLGLKLTPQRLAILNLLEGNTTHPSAEEIYNQLKPQFPSLSLATVYNTLEVLAGAGELQEIRIKADKRNFDPNPVPHGHFLCRLCQSICDLDIRPLEIQTPFNIKGYLVEEYTLYFYGVCPKCLEKGANKGGE from the coding sequence ATGATTACAAAAAAGTTGAAAAAGCTGGGCTTAAAATTAACTCCCCAGAGGCTGGCCATCTTAAACCTGCTCGAGGGCAATACAACGCATCCCTCGGCCGAGGAAATTTACAACCAGTTGAAGCCTCAGTTTCCTTCCCTGTCTCTTGCCACGGTCTACAACACTCTTGAAGTGCTGGCCGGGGCCGGCGAACTGCAGGAAATAAGGATAAAAGCGGACAAAAGGAACTTCGACCCCAACCCCGTTCCGCACGGCCACTTTTTGTGCCGGCTTTGCCAGTCCATTTGCGACCTGGACATAAGACCCCTGGAGATACAAACTCCGTTTAACATAAAGGGCTACCTTGTAGAAGAATACACGCTTTATTTTTACGGGGTTTGCCCTAAGTGCCTGGAAAAGGGTGCAAATAAAGGCGGGGAGTGA
- a CDS encoding hypothetical membrane protein: MKKCRQLHLWIGLFTSVLILIESVTGLLMVEPWLIGANRPQAEQRVQLEKAGAVDFAGDAAAYGRRAGAGAGQGRNAGSAGRQNSLMAFVRGLHSGKIGNTDLSIFLDIVAVAMIVLTTTGIIMSVNILRAQARAKKRI, translated from the coding sequence ATGAAAAAGTGCCGGCAGCTCCATTTGTGGATTGGTTTGTTCACTTCTGTTCTGATCCTGATAGAGTCTGTTACGGGCCTGTTAATGGTTGAACCCTGGCTGATCGGCGCAAACAGGCCGCAGGCGGAGCAGCGGGTGCAGCTAGAAAAAGCTGGCGCAGTGGATTTTGCCGGGGATGCGGCTGCATACGGCAGGCGCGCCGGGGCAGGGGCAGGACAGGGCAGGAATGCCGGAAGCGCCGGGAGGCAAAACAGCCTGATGGCGTTTGTTAGAGGCCTGCATTCCGGTAAAATAGGCAATACAGACCTTTCAATTTTTCTCGACATAGTTGCTGTGGCCATGATTGTTTTAACGACAACCGGGATTATCATGTCCGTTAACATTTTGAGGGCGCAAGCCAGGGCAAAAAAGAGAATTTAA
- a CDS encoding hypothetical signal transduction protein (containing partial KdpD (COG2205)), translated as MNLSKIDYLFDVSIKTLYFAGKLLQERGNFERVPGWLAETLGVNGSALGIVAAKQCKVYFARAGQNGEAGSMEVAVDVLRCLCQNSFGNSNVKCRVFDCPVRQKIFDKCGRSGLEASCFPMAGRKGFLMVCGEALLLNSSPVTEILKAITHIIACGLDAADRTREAASYFLPPENMAQMWSEMLAGLSHDLRTPLACIKGYITTLMREDVTWDPADEKEFMNIIVEETDHIESLINNLLDSTTFSWKGEIELRKELISLPQIVNKVLRDPSYRIKNHQFTVLFPEGFPLVEADPVRIEQVLRNLVDNAVKYSMEDTQIVIKGEAMAGEIVVSIADQGIGIDSEHLKWLFEKFFRVGIKENNKGMGLGLPLARQILISHGGRIWAESKLNQGTTFYFTLPVGQQTAKMNKHPRGD; from the coding sequence ATGAATCTCTCAAAAATCGATTACTTATTTGATGTTTCTATTAAAACGCTTTATTTTGCCGGCAAGCTTTTACAAGAGCGCGGCAATTTTGAGCGGGTTCCCGGTTGGCTTGCTGAGACTCTGGGGGTTAACGGCTCGGCTTTAGGTATTGTAGCGGCGAAGCAGTGTAAAGTCTATTTTGCCCGGGCTGGTCAAAACGGCGAAGCCGGTTCTATGGAAGTAGCTGTGGATGTGCTGCGGTGCCTGTGTCAAAATTCTTTTGGGAACAGTAATGTCAAATGCCGTGTCTTTGACTGTCCGGTGAGACAAAAGATATTCGATAAGTGCGGCCGGTCCGGTCTGGAGGCAAGCTGTTTCCCCATGGCCGGCAGGAAAGGCTTTTTAATGGTATGCGGAGAAGCACTGCTGCTGAATTCTTCCCCCGTTACGGAAATACTTAAGGCCATAACCCATATCATCGCATGCGGTTTGGATGCTGCTGATAGAACGCGAGAAGCCGCCTCGTATTTTCTGCCTCCCGAAAATATGGCCCAAATGTGGTCAGAAATGCTGGCCGGCTTATCCCATGATTTAAGAACGCCTCTGGCCTGTATTAAAGGATACATCACAACCTTGATGCGGGAAGACGTTACCTGGGATCCTGCTGATGAAAAAGAGTTTATGAACATTATTGTTGAGGAAACAGATCATATTGAAAGTTTAATTAATAACCTGTTGGATTCCACCACTTTTAGCTGGAAAGGTGAAATTGAACTAAGAAAAGAACTCATTTCACTGCCTCAAATAGTTAATAAAGTGCTCAGGGACCCGTCATACCGTATTAAAAATCACCAGTTTACCGTATTGTTTCCGGAAGGATTCCCGCTTGTAGAAGCGGACCCGGTCAGGATCGAGCAGGTGCTGCGAAACCTTGTAGACAACGCGGTCAAATATTCCATGGAGGACACTCAAATTGTCATTAAAGGGGAAGCAATGGCTGGTGAAATAGTTGTTTCGATTGCCGATCAGGGCATCGGCATTGATAGCGAACACTTAAAATGGCTGTTTGAAAAATTTTTCCGGGTGGGCATAAAGGAAAATAATAAGGGAATGGGGCTGGGGTTGCCTTTAGCCCGTCAAATATTAATTAGCCACGGTGGCAGGATCTGGGCGGAAAGCAAGTTAAACCAGGGAACAACTTTTTACTTCACGCTGCCTGTAGGCCAACAAACAGCTAAGATGAATAAACACCCGCGGGGCGACTAG
- the SalY gene encoding ABC-type antimicrobial peptide transport system, permease component: MDVLNSLEVAINGIRANKLRSSLTMLGIIIGVAAVIIMISMGQGASKRISDQISSMGSNLLMVFAGAGQGPVRGASGSVNTLTLEDAKAIAGLYGVARAVPELSTGATVAYGSQTWTSQVDGTTPEMQQIKKWTVSQGSFFTEDDVKSARLVAVLGKTVADNLFPAGFNPVGETIRINRLTFTVVGVLAPKGAAMAGQDQDDVIYVPVTTVQKRMMGVNYVRVINVQTETKESMAYVQSSIEELLRERHRITGNKSDDFTVRNLTSVLEAAETATSTMTLLLASVAAVSLLVGGIGIMNIMLVSVTERTREIGLRMAVGATENDIRNQFLVEAVALCLTGGVAGILAGIAGSKIISKVAGWSTYITLYSILLSAGFSAAIGIFFGYYPAKKAAGLDPIEALRFEK, translated from the coding sequence TTGGACGTTTTAAACAGCCTCGAGGTGGCTATAAATGGTATTAGGGCAAACAAGCTAAGGTCATCCCTGACCATGCTGGGCATCATCATCGGCGTTGCCGCCGTCATCATCATGATCTCCATGGGACAGGGAGCCAGCAAGAGGATTTCCGACCAGATTTCCAGCATGGGTTCAAATTTGCTCATGGTTTTTGCGGGGGCCGGGCAGGGGCCTGTGCGGGGGGCATCGGGAAGCGTAAACACCCTCACCCTGGAGGACGCCAAAGCCATAGCCGGCCTCTACGGGGTGGCCAGGGCGGTGCCGGAATTGAGCACCGGCGCCACGGTGGCATACGGCAGCCAGACCTGGACCTCCCAGGTTGACGGCACCACGCCGGAGATGCAGCAAATTAAAAAATGGACCGTCAGCCAGGGGTCGTTTTTCACGGAGGACGACGTAAAAAGCGCCAGACTGGTGGCTGTTTTAGGTAAGACGGTCGCGGACAACCTTTTCCCCGCCGGCTTCAACCCGGTGGGAGAGACGATCAGGATAAACAGGCTGACCTTCACCGTCGTCGGCGTGCTTGCCCCCAAGGGGGCAGCTATGGCCGGCCAGGATCAGGATGATGTCATATACGTTCCTGTGACTACGGTTCAAAAGAGGATGATGGGCGTAAATTACGTCCGGGTGATCAATGTTCAGACTGAAACAAAGGAAAGTATGGCTTACGTCCAAAGCAGTATAGAAGAACTGCTCCGGGAGAGGCACCGTATTACCGGCAACAAATCGGATGACTTTACTGTGCGAAATTTAACATCCGTTCTGGAAGCCGCCGAAACAGCAACCAGCACCATGACCCTGCTCCTGGCCAGCGTGGCCGCTGTGTCCCTTCTGGTGGGCGGCATAGGGATTATGAATATTATGCTGGTTTCCGTCACGGAGAGGACAAGGGAGATTGGCCTGCGCATGGCGGTGGGGGCCACAGAGAACGATATCCGCAACCAGTTTCTGGTGGAGGCCGTTGCGCTCTGCCTGACGGGCGGTGTGGCGGGTATTCTAGCCGGTATTGCAGGCTCAAAAATAATCTCAAAGGTTGCCGGGTGGTCTACATACATCACGCTGTATTCGATTTTGTTGTCCGCTGGTTTTTCAGCGGCTATAGGAATTTTCTTCGGCTACTACCCTGCTAAAAAAGCGGCGGGGCTTGATCCCATCGAGGCGCTGCGTTTTGAAAAGTAA
- the GlnA gene encoding glutamine synthetase, with translation MLTREDVLEKAREERVKFLRLQFTDIFGALKNIAVTSEDLERALAGRVSFDSSVVDGVVSSQEQDITLQPDLSTFLVLPWRPREEAVARFICDVANPDGTPYPGCSRSVLKQVLSEADRAGFKILVGVEVEFYLFYTDENGNPTTNTHDSAGYCDLTPVDLGENARRDMVLVLEEMGTDIGFSHHEKGPGQHGITLKPDNALAVADKLVTFKFIVRTIAQRYGLHASLMPKPLNGRPGSALNLCLFLQRNGYGFFDDAPKQPSQLGQEVGHFIAGILAHARANTAITNPLVNSYKRLFPNGLTMPVRVAWSEDSRNTVLRVVTQCGQETRVEVRNPDPACNPYLALSVILKAGLEGIRQQLPQPPPLSENIFLADDNQSKGAQVACLPRTLGEALQELVSDQLARATLGEYIFRRFVEAKGEEWERFQAFVHPWELQEYLSCF, from the coding sequence ATGCTTACCCGTGAAGACGTCCTGGAAAAAGCCAGGGAAGAACGAGTAAAATTCCTCCGTTTGCAGTTTACCGATATTTTCGGCGCTTTGAAAAATATCGCCGTCACGTCGGAGGATTTGGAACGGGCGTTGGCCGGCAGGGTTTCCTTCGACAGCTCTGTGGTTGACGGGGTGGTCAGCAGCCAGGAACAGGACATTACCCTCCAGCCCGACCTGTCCACCTTTTTAGTGCTTCCCTGGCGCCCCCGTGAGGAAGCGGTGGCCCGCTTCATCTGTGATGTAGCCAACCCGGACGGGACTCCCTACCCTGGATGCTCGCGCAGCGTTCTGAAACAGGTGCTGAGTGAAGCCGACCGGGCGGGGTTTAAAATACTGGTGGGTGTGGAGGTGGAATTTTATCTTTTTTATACGGACGAAAACGGCAACCCAACCACCAATACCCATGACAGTGCAGGATATTGCGACTTGACCCCTGTTGACCTGGGTGAAAATGCCCGGCGGGACATGGTGTTGGTCCTGGAAGAAATGGGGACGGACATCGGTTTCAGTCATCATGAAAAAGGGCCGGGCCAGCACGGAATCACCCTGAAACCGGATAACGCTCTGGCCGTTGCAGACAAGCTGGTAACTTTCAAGTTTATCGTGCGTACCATTGCCCAGCGGTACGGACTGCATGCTTCCTTAATGCCTAAACCGCTTAACGGCAGGCCGGGGTCGGCATTGAACTTGTGCCTGTTTCTCCAGCGCAATGGGTACGGCTTTTTTGACGATGCACCTAAACAGCCTTCGCAGCTTGGCCAGGAGGTCGGGCACTTTATCGCCGGGATTCTGGCCCACGCCCGGGCTAACACCGCCATTACCAATCCACTGGTTAACTCTTATAAGCGGCTGTTCCCCAATGGCCTTACAATGCCTGTGCGTGTTGCCTGGTCGGAAGACAGCCGCAATACGGTGCTTAGGGTGGTTACCCAGTGCGGGCAGGAAACGCGGGTAGAGGTGCGGAACCCGGATCCGGCATGCAACCCGTACCTTGCTCTATCCGTAATTTTGAAAGCGGGATTGGAGGGTATTCGACAGCAGCTTCCCCAGCCGCCTCCGCTGAGCGAAAACATTTTCCTAGCAGATGACAACCAGAGCAAGGGCGCGCAGGTTGCCTGCCTGCCCCGCACCCTGGGTGAAGCCCTGCAGGAACTGGTTTCCGATCAACTGGCCAGGGCTACACTGGGCGAGTATATTTTCCGGCGGTTCGTCGAGGCAAAAGGTGAAGAGTGGGAACGTTTCCAGGCATTTGTGCATCCCTGGGAACTGCAAGAATATCTCTCCTGCTTTTAG
- the OmpR gene encoding response regulator (consisting of a CheY-like receiver domain and a winged-helix DNA-binding domain), which yields MKRKTILIVDDEPRLVRLVKVNLLASGYVVDTAADGKTAIEMLESSGYDLLILDIMLPGPLNGFEVCKRIREFSDIPIIMLTGRAREQDRIRGFDAGADDYVTKPFSVEELLLRVKAILRRSHPSEEFPKGPVYKFGDLVINFAQKRVFVRGREVRLTATEYQVLYHLGCNAGKVITHEDLLTRVWGAEYRNELHYLRNYISSLRKKIEDDPGDPKYILGKHGIGYYLALGE from the coding sequence ATGAAGCGCAAAACGATCCTGATAGTGGATGACGAACCTCGCCTGGTGCGATTAGTTAAGGTTAACCTGTTGGCCAGTGGGTACGTGGTGGATACAGCCGCCGATGGAAAAACTGCAATTGAGATGCTGGAATCTTCCGGCTATGATTTGTTAATTTTAGATATTATGCTTCCCGGCCCTCTCAATGGATTTGAGGTTTGCAAGAGAATCCGCGAATTTTCCGATATCCCTATTATTATGCTTACGGGCCGGGCCCGCGAGCAGGACCGGATCCGGGGTTTTGACGCAGGGGCTGATGATTATGTAACCAAGCCCTTTAGCGTTGAGGAATTGCTGCTTCGTGTCAAGGCTATTCTCAGGAGAAGTCATCCATCGGAGGAATTTCCAAAAGGCCCTGTCTATAAATTTGGCGACCTGGTTATCAATTTTGCCCAAAAACGGGTCTTTGTCAGGGGCAGGGAAGTGAGGCTCACCGCTACCGAATACCAGGTCTTGTACCACCTGGGTTGTAATGCGGGAAAGGTAATTACCCATGAAGATTTGTTGACCCGGGTTTGGGGTGCTGAATACCGTAACGAGTTGCACTACCTGAGAAACTACATCAGCAGTTTACGAAAAAAAATTGAGGATGATCCTGGCGATCCTAAATACATTCTTGGCAAACACGGTATTGGCTACTACCTGGCATTAGGTGAATAG
- a CDS encoding hypothetical membrane protein: protein MDSFFTLIVISAAVMLSERKVAASAALFAAAVMMKLQGIIFLPVLFFELAGQRRADVIFKAAACALGTAAAVALPFSLNNGTLWIFKLFTSTAAEYPYSSVNAFNFFK, encoded by the coding sequence GTGGATTCGTTTTTTACTCTTATTGTTATCTCTGCGGCGGTTATGCTTTCGGAAAGAAAGGTTGCCGCTTCTGCCGCCCTGTTTGCGGCGGCCGTAATGATGAAGCTGCAGGGGATTATTTTTCTGCCGGTTTTATTCTTTGAACTGGCCGGGCAGAGGAGAGCCGACGTCATTTTTAAGGCAGCGGCTTGTGCCCTGGGCACGGCGGCGGCCGTTGCACTCCCGTTTTCCCTGAACAATGGAACGCTCTGGATTTTCAAGCTTTTTACGAGTACGGCGGCGGAGTACCCCTATTCATCGGTAAATGCCTTTAATTTTTTTAAATAG
- a CDS encoding hypothetical membrane protein — protein sequence MEALAACLFLLNGLILIQIGILGEYIGRIYDENKSRAGRCGKKAW from the coding sequence TTGGAGGCCCTCGCTGCCTGCCTGTTTCTGCTAAACGGCCTGATCCTGATCCAGATTGGGATTCTTGGAGAATATATCGGAAGAATTTACGATGAAAATAAAAGCCGGGCCGGGCGATGCGGTAAAAAGGCATGGTAA
- a CDS encoding hypothetical protein (containing Rubrerythrin domain (COG1592), Osmosensitive K+ channel histidine kinase.), with amino-acid sequence MKRWRCTVCGYVHVGEAPPEKCPNCGAPKEKFELLTATGPDLVDWNKIGVAKGTGFESDLEMQFKGECMEVGMYIAMARQAEREGYPEIAETMKRIAWEEAHHAARFAELLGDVVGESTEENLKKLVEGEAGANRGKKDIATRSKKEGQDAIHDAIHEACKDEARHCMAFYGLLKRYFPQA; translated from the coding sequence ATGAAAAGATGGCGCTGCACAGTTTGCGGGTACGTCCACGTAGGGGAGGCTCCGCCGGAAAAATGTCCCAACTGCGGGGCCCCGAAGGAAAAGTTCGAGCTTTTGACCGCTACCGGCCCGGATTTGGTGGACTGGAACAAGATCGGCGTGGCGAAGGGAACCGGCTTTGAAAGCGATCTGGAGATGCAGTTTAAGGGGGAATGCATGGAGGTGGGGATGTACATCGCCATGGCCCGCCAGGCCGAGCGGGAGGGTTACCCGGAGATAGCCGAGACGATGAAGCGGATAGCCTGGGAGGAAGCCCATCACGCGGCCCGCTTTGCCGAACTTTTAGGTGATGTGGTGGGAGAAAGCACGGAGGAAAACCTGAAGAAACTGGTGGAGGGCGAGGCAGGCGCCAACCGCGGCAAGAAGGATATTGCCACCCGCTCCAAAAAGGAAGGGCAGGATGCCATCCACGATGCCATCCATGAGGCCTGCAAGGACGAGGCCAGGCACTGCATGGCTTTCTACGGGCTCTTAAAAAGGTATTTCCCCCAAGCATGA